From Alienimonas californiensis, a single genomic window includes:
- a CDS encoding M42 family metallopeptidase — MNDDARAFLDRLLTTPGTSGYEERVQAVVAEYAAGWGKVSTDWHGNLTAAVNAGKDGLGTDKLRVMLAGHCDQIGLVVQHIDNDGFLRVSAVGGWDVQTLIGQAVEVHGAHETVAGVIARKAIHLLGAEERKQVPEVKDLWVDLGVEGKAEALELVAVGDPITLRPGYRALRGGLLAGPAMDDRVGVWVVFEAARRAAARQSSKNGAQAAIFAVSTVQEEIGLRGAHTAAHRIDPHVGIAVDVTHASDCPTVEKGEVGDVRIGRGPVAFRGPNINTPLFRSLTKLGKEHDLPVQVSALSRGASNDGNAIQLTRNGPATGIVGIPLRYMHSPVEVISMDDLDAAADLLCEFCLSLSADSDFTPGVDRL, encoded by the coding sequence ATGAACGACGACGCCCGCGCGTTTCTCGACCGGCTGCTCACCACCCCCGGCACCAGCGGGTATGAGGAGCGGGTTCAGGCCGTCGTCGCCGAGTACGCCGCGGGTTGGGGGAAGGTCTCTACCGACTGGCACGGGAACCTGACGGCAGCGGTGAACGCCGGCAAAGATGGGTTGGGAACCGACAAGCTGCGGGTGATGCTCGCCGGGCACTGCGACCAGATCGGCCTGGTCGTGCAGCACATCGACAACGACGGCTTCCTGCGGGTCTCCGCCGTCGGCGGGTGGGACGTGCAGACGCTCATCGGGCAGGCCGTGGAGGTGCACGGCGCCCACGAAACCGTCGCCGGCGTGATCGCCCGGAAGGCGATTCACCTGCTGGGCGCCGAGGAGCGCAAGCAGGTGCCCGAGGTGAAGGACCTGTGGGTGGACCTCGGCGTCGAGGGCAAAGCCGAGGCCCTGGAACTGGTCGCGGTCGGCGACCCGATCACGCTGCGGCCGGGCTACCGGGCGCTGCGGGGCGGGCTGCTGGCCGGGCCCGCGATGGACGACCGCGTGGGCGTGTGGGTGGTGTTCGAAGCCGCCCGCCGGGCCGCCGCCCGGCAGTCTTCCAAGAACGGGGCGCAGGCGGCGATCTTCGCCGTCTCCACCGTGCAGGAGGAGATCGGCCTGCGGGGCGCCCACACCGCCGCCCACCGGATCGACCCGCACGTCGGCATCGCCGTGGACGTGACGCACGCCTCCGACTGCCCGACCGTGGAGAAGGGCGAGGTGGGCGACGTCCGCATCGGCCGCGGCCCCGTCGCCTTCCGGGGACCGAACATCAACACGCCGCTGTTCCGCAGCCTGACGAAGCTCGGCAAGGAGCACGACCTGCCGGTGCAGGTGTCGGCCCTCAGCCGCGGCGCCTCCAACGACGGCAACGCGATCCAGCTGACCCGCAACGGCCCGGCAACGGGCATCGTGGGCATCCCGCTGCGGTACATGCACAGCCCGGTGGAGGTGATCTCCATGGACGACCTCGACGCCGCCGCCGACCTGCTGTGCGAGTTCTGCCTGTCGCTGTCCGCTGACAGCGACTTCACCCCGGGCGTCGACCGCTTGTAG
- a CDS encoding zinc ribbon domain-containing protein: MPWDDDPDDSGEDFEPYDDGAGEELPCPSCGEPVYEEADVCPSCGDYITPGRRPAGANVPRWMFVLGVIGVLGTIWALLMQ; this comes from the coding sequence ATGCCGTGGGACGACGATCCGGACGACTCCGGCGAAGACTTCGAGCCGTACGACGACGGGGCCGGGGAGGAGCTCCCCTGCCCGTCCTGCGGCGAGCCGGTCTACGAGGAGGCCGACGTCTGCCCGTCCTGCGGCGACTACATCACTCCCGGCCGACGACCTGCCGGAGCGAACGTGCCGCGATGGATGTTCGTGCTGGGGGTGATCGGCGTCCTCGGCACGATCTGGGCGTTGCTGATGCAGTAG
- a CDS encoding class II aldolase/adducin family protein: MAIPEHLRVDFPNDAPELNDDAIKEEICEIGRRVYQRGYAAANDGNISVRVGENMVLCSPTMICKGFMTPEDICGVDLDGNQIYGQRKRTSEILLHLSIMKNRPDVKACVHCHPPHATAFSVAGEPVPQGVLPEVEVFLGETPFAPYETPGGQEFADTVLPFLKGTNHIILKNHGTISFGPSLEEAYWKTEVLDAYCRILMLAKQLGPIDYLAERHTRELLELKQKLGFDDPRFHYPDADLVGNTAFRGVYDGDAEGLYSPKAFNPPPKFGPIGKPAGKKAGDLPPTPPLKDDPYVTAIAEKVLELMAKNGGGKSGAKKAGAKKSGGKKQ; the protein is encoded by the coding sequence ATGGCGATCCCCGAGCACCTCCGCGTCGACTTCCCCAACGACGCCCCCGAACTGAACGACGACGCGATCAAGGAGGAGATCTGCGAGATCGGCCGCCGCGTCTACCAGCGGGGCTACGCCGCGGCGAACGACGGGAACATTTCCGTCCGCGTCGGCGAGAACATGGTGCTGTGCAGCCCCACGATGATCTGCAAAGGGTTCATGACCCCCGAGGACATCTGCGGCGTGGACCTGGACGGCAACCAGATCTACGGCCAGCGCAAGCGGACCAGCGAGATCCTCTTGCACCTGTCCATCATGAAGAACCGGCCGGACGTGAAGGCCTGCGTGCACTGCCACCCGCCGCACGCCACCGCCTTCAGCGTCGCCGGCGAGCCGGTCCCACAGGGCGTGCTGCCGGAGGTCGAGGTGTTCCTCGGCGAGACCCCGTTCGCCCCCTACGAGACGCCCGGCGGGCAGGAGTTCGCCGACACCGTGCTGCCCTTCTTGAAGGGCACGAACCACATCATCCTGAAGAACCACGGCACGATCTCCTTCGGCCCCAGCCTGGAGGAGGCGTACTGGAAGACCGAGGTGCTGGACGCCTACTGCCGCATCCTGATGCTGGCCAAGCAGCTCGGCCCGATCGATTACCTCGCCGAGCGGCACACCCGCGAACTGCTGGAGCTCAAGCAGAAGCTCGGCTTCGACGACCCCCGGTTCCACTACCCGGACGCGGATCTCGTGGGAAACACCGCCTTCCGCGGCGTCTACGACGGCGACGCCGAAGGGCTGTATTCCCCCAAGGCGTTCAACCCCCCGCCGAAGTTCGGCCCGATCGGCAAACCGGCCGGCAAGAAGGCGGGCGACCTGCCCCCCACCCCGCCGCTGAAGGACGACCCCTACGTCACCGCGATCGCGGAGAAGGTCCTCGAACTGATGGCGAAGAACGGCGGCGGGAAGTCCGGGGCCAAGAAAGCCGGAGCGAAAAAGTCCGGCGGCAAGAAGCAATAA
- a CDS encoding sensor histidine kinase, producing the protein MTTLAPAADPAVDPAGASATAWPDATAALRAENDALKARLRDAERLAAVGQLSASVTHEFNNVLMTTLNYAKIGLKRSDDPHVVKAFTRILEAGERAAKISESLLSFARGGEERRDTVRLAGLLEDVLVLTGKDLQAHRVRTQTDASGDPRASVCVPQVQQVLVNLILNGRQAMPEGGLMTFTLTDNAADGTAEISVRDTGAGIPREALPRIFEPFYSTKTLGNGSGGGGGLGLPLCRDVIEAHGGRIRVESALGRGTCFTLKFPRVG; encoded by the coding sequence ATGACGACCCTCGCCCCCGCCGCCGACCCCGCGGTCGACCCCGCCGGCGCCTCCGCGACCGCCTGGCCGGACGCGACCGCGGCCCTGCGGGCGGAGAACGACGCCCTCAAGGCCCGCCTCCGCGACGCGGAGCGGCTGGCAGCGGTCGGGCAGCTGTCCGCCTCCGTCACGCACGAGTTCAATAACGTCCTGATGACGACGTTGAACTACGCCAAGATCGGGCTGAAACGCTCCGACGACCCGCACGTCGTGAAAGCCTTCACCCGCATCCTCGAAGCCGGCGAGCGGGCCGCGAAGATCAGCGAGTCGCTGCTGTCGTTCGCCCGGGGCGGCGAGGAGCGGCGGGACACCGTGCGGTTGGCCGGCCTGCTGGAGGACGTGCTCGTCCTGACCGGCAAGGACCTGCAGGCGCACCGCGTCCGCACCCAGACCGACGCGAGCGGCGATCCGCGGGCGAGCGTTTGCGTCCCGCAGGTCCAACAGGTGTTGGTCAACCTGATCCTCAACGGCCGGCAGGCGATGCCGGAGGGCGGGCTGATGACCTTCACCCTGACCGACAACGCCGCCGACGGCACCGCGGAGATCAGCGTCCGCGACACCGGCGCCGGCATCCCGCGGGAGGCGCTGCCCCGCATCTTCGAGCCGTTCTACAGCACGAAAACGCTCGGCAACGGCTCCGGCGGCGGCGGCGGGCTGGGCCTGCCGCTCTGCCGCGACGTCATCGAGGCCCACGGCGGCCGCATCCGCGTCGAAAGCGCCCTCGGCCGCGGGACCTGCTTCACCCTGAAGTTCCCGCGGGTCGGGTGA